The window CAACGCATTGTCAAAGGACACGGTAATCAGCCATGCGCCCGATAGCCCGACCGAAAGCACCAACAGCAGTACAATCATCAGCCGCAGCTTATCCCGATAGCTCATTTACACCTCCAGGCGATAACCGATCTTATATACAGCCTTGATTTTGTCTTCCCAGCCTACTTTCTTGCGCAGCCGCTGCACATGCAGATCGACCGTGCGGCTGTCGCCCATGTAATCGCTCTGCCATACCCGCTCGTAAATCGTTTCGCGGTACAGGGCAATGTCCGGATTGCGCGCAAACAAAAGCAGCAGTTCAAATTCTTTCTTGGTCAGTGCAATGGGCACGCCATCTCGGCATACCGACCAGCTGGAAATGTCGATGGTCAGGCCGCCGATTTCGATGATGCGGTCCAGTTTGTGATACCGGCGCAGCACGGTTTCAACGCGCGCCAGCAGTTCTGCGATCTCAAAGGGCTTGACCAGGTAGTCGTCCGCGCCCAGTTTCAAGCCTTTGACCCGATCGGATACCGTGCCACGGGCGGTCAGGAAAATGACCGGAATATCCCGCGGACGAATATACTCCATCACTTCAAAGCCATCTGCCCCAGGGAGCATCACATCGAGCAGCACCAGATCAAACTGCTCCTGCTCAATGCGGTCGGCAGCCGCCAAGCCGTCGTATACGCATACGCACTGATAACCGGCCCCGGCCAGGCTGATGCGGATCAGCTCGGAGATCGGCTTTTCATCTTCTACAATCAGAACGCGTAACATATTCATCCCCTTTTTTCTCTCAAATTTGTGGTTTCCATCGTATAGGATGATTGTATCATATTTGCATCCCCTAGCGTTAGAAAAATTTTTCCTTTGTGTTTTTTGTTGCTTTTCCCCTGCAATGGCAAAAAATATGGTATACTAGAATCAGAAGTGTTGCGTACCCTGGTACGGGACGCGGGGATCCGCGAAACTGAGGAGGATTGTCATGAAAAACATCTTATTTGTCGCTTCCGAATGCGTTCCTTTTGTGAAAACCGGCGGCCTGGCTGACGTTGTGGGCGCGTTGCCGAAATCGCTCGACCGCACCAAATATGACGTGCGTGTGATCTTACCGGACTATGCGAGCATTCCGGCCAAATATCGCAGCCAGTTCCGCTACATCCATCATTTTTATATGGACCTCGGCCGTCTGGGCAATGTCTATGTTGGCATCATGACCTATGAAATGGACGGCATTACCTATTACTTTATTGACAACGAGCATTACTTCAGCGGAGAAAAGCCCTATGGCGATATCCACTGGGACATTGAAAAGTTCTGCTATTTCTCCAAGGCTGCGCTGGCGATCTTGCCGGTCATCGACTTCCATCCGGACATCATCCACTGCCACGACTGGCAGACCGGCGTGGTACCGGTGTTCCTGCATACACTGTTCAAGCCCAACCCGTTCTATCAGGGCATTCGCACGATTATGACCATTCACAACCTGAAATTCCAGGGTGTATGGGACATCCAGACCTTGAAACTGTACACCGATCTGCCCGATTATGTTTTCCTGCCCGACCGCATGGAATTTAAAAAGGATGCCAACATGCTCAAGGGCGGCCTGGTCTACGCTGACCGTATCACGACGGTTTCCAATACGTATGCCGAAGAAATCAAAATGCCCTACTATGGCGAAGGCTTGGACGGTCTGCTTCGCGCCAAATCGGACACGCTGTCCGGCATCGTCAACGGCATTGACTATGATATTTACAATCCGGCCAATGACCCCAAGTTGTATCAGACCTATACCACCAAGACCTTCCGTAAGGGCAAAGCGGCCAACAAGGCCCGCTTGCAGGAGGAACTCGGTCTGCCGGTCGATCCCGAAGTGATGATGCTTGCTATGATCACCCGTTTGACCGACCAAAAGGGCCTCGATCTGGTCGAATGGGTGCTCGGCCGTCTGCTCGATTCGCGCATTCAGTTTGTCGTCATCGGCACCGGCGACCCGCGCTATGAAAATCTGCTGCGCCACTATGAATGGTCGCGCAAAGATAAAGTCTCGGCCAACATTTATTTCAACGATGAGCGTGCTCATCGTCTGTATGCGGCTGCGGATGCCATGCTCATGCCGTCCCGCTTTGAGCCGTGCGGCCTGACCCAGCTCATTTCCCTGCGCTATGGTACCGTACCGATCGTGCGCGAGACCGGCGGTCTGCGCGATACGGTGGAAGCGTATAACCAGTTCGCCGGCACCGGCACCGGCTTCTCGTTTGCCAACTACAATGCTGATGAAATGCTGGGCACCATCTTCTATGCCGAGCAGATCTTCTACGATGACCGCAACGCCTGGGATGCTATGGCCGTACGCGGCATGGAAGCTGACTTCTCGTGGAACGAGTCGGCCAAGAAATATGAAGCCCTCTACGATTCTCTCACCTAACATCTCGCTTGCATTACAAAAAGGTAGACGCCCATGCGTCTACCTTTTTTCGTGCTCTCTTTAAATCGAATGCTGCATTTGCGCCCAATCTTCTGCAAAGGTTTTCTGTCCATCCACGGTCAGCGGGTGCATGAGGGACTGACGGTACAGTGCAAAGGGAAGCGCCGCATACGGTACGCCCATCTTGGCCAGGGCTTCCAGCTGATACAAGCTTTTGATGGAAGCTGCCACCACCGATACACCGCGGCGGCTTGCAATCTGCTGCACTGCTTCGACCATTTGCAGCCCATCCCCGCCGGCAAAGGCGTCGGTCCGCCCTACAAACGGAAAGACGTAGTCGGCACCAGCATTCATGGCCGCCACCGCTTGCGCCACCGTGAAAATCAGGGTCATCGCGCAGCGAACCCCTCGCCGGTGCAAAAGCTTGCAAAGCTCCAATCCTTCCGGACTAAAATTGATTTTGATGACAATGTTGGGATCGACTTGGGCGATTCGCTCGGCCTGCGCCAGCATGGTCTGTACATCGTCCGCAACGACCTCGCCGCTTAAAAATTCCAGTTCCTCTCGGGTGTATGTTTGCAGAAAATCGAGGATCTGCACCTTCTGTGCACGATACATGCTCGGATTGGCCGTAATCCCGCAAGCCCCCCAGGCCAGTGCCTGACCGATCTCCTCCGGATTGGCGCTGTCGATCAAATACTTCATCGGTTTCACACTCCTTTTTTCTCATTATATGCCAATCGCTTTCCATCCAGCAAGGGACCAATCTGTCAGGCTTTTGCCACAATGTTATGGGAAGAAGTGATAACAGTGCCTACATTGCATTTCTTCCAAATCTTTTTTATACTGAACGAAAGAAAGATTAGGAGGGTTTCAACATGTTTCAATACTATCAGCCCACAAAGATCTGCTTTGGCAGCAATCGCCTGGAAGATCTGGGCCGGATCGCTGCCCGGTATGGCAAGCGCTGCTTTCTCGTAACCTCGCCGGACGAGCCGCTCCGTCCCCTTTACGCTCGCGTCATCGCGCTGCTGGAGAAGGAAGGCATCTCGGTCTTCCACTTTGACCGGGTACAGCCCAATCCGACCGTTGAGATCGTCGAACAGGGCTTTGAACTTCTGAAACAGCATCCGGCAGACTTTGTTCTGGCTGTCGGCGGTGGCAGCAGCATCGACACCGCAAAGTCCATTGCCTTCACCCATGGTCAGGAAGCGATCGACTGGGATTATCTGTTCCAGAACTTCTCGTCCCCCTATGAGGACTATGCACCCTATTCGGAGACTGTACTTCCGCTTCTGGCCGTTCCCACCACTTCGGGTACTGGCTCGCAGGTCACACAGGCAGCGGTCATCTCACGCGGCAAGGAAAAGCTGACTTTCTACCATCCGTCGCTGTTCTCCAAGGTATGTATCGTCGATCCGACGCTCATGCTGACGCTGCCCGTACGCATGACCGCCGCAACCGGTTTTGATGCGTTTACCCATGCGTTTGAAAGCTATATCAATTCGCACGCTTCGCCGTACAGCCAGATGGATTCCATGCACGCTATGGAACTGGTGGTCAACAACCTGCCGAAGGCCATTCAGGACCCTTCCAACCTGACCTATCGCACCCAGCTTGCGCTGGCAGACACCTTGGCTGGCCGTGCGCTGTCCAACTCGGGCGCTGCGGCACCGCACCCGCTGTCTGAAATCATTGGCGGTATCACCCACTTGCCGCACGGCCAGGCACTGGCTGTGGTATTCCCGGCGTTTGTGGCTCAGATGCAGAGCAAGTATGCGCAGCAGTTTGCTGAGGTTGCCCGCCTGTTTGATCCGGCTGCAACCGACCTGTACACCGTTCTGTGTGACTTCCTCAAGCAGATCGGCCTGTTCTGCAAGCTGCGTGATTTTGATGTATCCGAACAGGACTTTGCCGAAATGCTGGCCTGCCCGGTTCTGGATTTCCTGCCGTTCGGCACCCGGGAAGAGTTGGAAGCGATTCTGAAAAATTCGTATTAAGGGTTTATCATGATGTATCAGATGGTTTGTTTGGATTTGGACGGCACGCTGCTGAATCGATCCCGTGCCGTCAGTATGGAAAACCGCAAGGCGCTCATCGACTGCCTGGATCGTGGGATCTACATCTATTTGGTGACCGGACGTCCCCCGTGTTTTGCCCGCTGGCTGGCACGGCAGATCGATCCCCGTATCCGGGTGATTTGCAGCAATGGCGCCTGGTATCAGCTCGGTTCAAAGGTCGTTCAGCATCCCCTGTCTTCGCAGGCCGTGCAGTTCCTGCTTGATATTTTGCAAAACTCGCCCACTACGACGATGTTTTTCAAAAACGAGCACCATATCTACACCAATGCGGACCATGATGACCGCTTTTTATACGACCATTTGAACGCAGATCTACCGCCGGAGGAACGGTGCGATTCGCACACCGGCCTATCGCCGGCACAACTCTCCGACCATCTCGACCAGGTTGTCAAAGTGCTGGTTTACGAGGAAGACCGTCCCCGTTTGCAGCAGATCTATGACCAAATTCAGGCGTATCCCACCCTGGAACCGACCGGTTGTGCACCGGTCGGATTCGATGTCGTAGCAACCGGTGTCGACAAGGCCCATGCGATCTCTCTGGTTTGCGATGATCTGCACCTTTCCATGGAGCAGGTCATCTGCATGGGAGATGGCGATAACGACATCCAAATGCTGCAACAAGCCGGTCTTGGCGTTGCCATGGGCAATGCCGATGATCTGGTCAAGGCCAGCGCTGATGTCTGCGCGCCGTCCAATGACGAAGACGGCGTTGCATGGGTCCTTCGAAACTATTGCCTCACAACACCTAACACCTAAACCTAACAAAAGAGCGATGCCAAACGGCATCGCTCTTTTGTTGCTGTAATCGCCAAAAAAGCTCTGCCCCGAAGGGCAGAGCTTTTCATTATAGATTCTGTCGCGCCTTTTGTGTGATCTTGCGAATGGTCTGCATGATGATGAACAGAGACAACAGGCTGAACCCTGCAATCCAAGCGTTTCCGGAGATGACGCCGGATGCAATGACCACGCTGCCGTCCAGGCAGAACAAGATGGTTGGCACCTTTAAAAACCGCAAGACATACTGAATCAGCAACGCGATGACATCGGTACCGCCTGTCGCGCATTGCCGGTTTAAAGCAATGCCGACCGCAGACCCGACCAGCACACCGCCAGCCAGCGCGGCAATCAGCGGGGCTACAAACCAGGGCAGGTTGCTGCATGCCCCGGAAAGGTCAAATACAGGCACCAGTTCCATAAACACCGGCGTAATCAGGGTAATGTAAAGGGTTTTGACACCAAAACCCTTTCCCAGCAAAACGGTTGCCAAAATCAGAAGCGGCACCGAAATCGCCAGTGACATATACGAAACTGGAATGTGCGTGATGAGTGAAAAAATAATGGACAAGCCTGTGATGCCGCCCGGCGCCAGGCCGGTCGACTGAAAGCACAGGTTGACCGCCATTGCGGTGAAAATTGCAGACAGCGTAATCCACAAAAAGTCTTTCACAATGGCTGTGACTCGCTGCTGCGTCATAGCAGAATTACAGTCCATACTTTTCTGCTGCTGCATCGATCGCTGCACGGCACTTACGGTAACCGCCTGCAGCACCTTCCGGATCCTTAAACAGGGCAGAAGACAGAACGATAACGTCCGGATTGCAAGCAATCAGCGGATCCATGTTGTCTGCACGCAGACCGCCATCGATCGCCAGTTCGCACTTCGGATTCTTTTCATCGATCATCTTGCGAGCGCGCTGTACCAGATCGGTTACGCTTCTGCGCCAGCCCCAGTTGTCCTTACCGTCGGTCTCATCCACGCCATGGGTTACGATGTGCAGACGGTCGATATCATAGATGGACTCTTCGACAAAGCACAGAGGAGTGTAGCAGCCGAGCGTCAGGCCAAACTTCAGGCCCATCTCACGGCACCAGTTGATGATGTAAGCCAGCTGTGCGCCGATGAAATGCTCCGCCGGCAGAACCAGCATATTGGCACCTGCTTCTGCGATCTGCTCGATGAACATGCGGTCCATGCTTACCGTGTAAATGTGGCACTCGATGGGAAGCTGGGTTACCGGACGAATGCCTGCAATGATCTGATGGCCGCCCATCAGCTTCATATTCTGCAGGTCGTGCATATCCGCTGCATCCGAGTGGATGTAATCCACACCTGCATCGCTGATTTCCTTGACGACACCGGCAATGTTGCCGTAATTAACATGCGCCAGACCAGCCGCAATCTTAATATGTTTCATAAGTAGATGACCTCCCGCGTCAATAATTATTATGTGATTATTGTAGGGGAATCAAACGCAAATTTCAAGAATCGCTCAAGCATGGAAAAGGGCGGATTGATGTGGCAAGAAGTCAACGTTCCTCTAGGAAAGACATGTCCCCCTGTCGGAGCGGATCGTTCTTTTCTTTATAATAGGTCTCGATGATGGACTTGACCCGCTGCATATCATGGTCATGCGGCAGGGCATGCAGCGTCAAAACCGGGATGTCACAGTCGAACGGCAAAGGCAGGGTCGATAAGATCAAATCAATATCGGTCAAATCGGTTTGCTCGATTGAAATGAAGGTCCGCCTGGACACCACTTCGATTTCCGGTACATGTTTCGCCAGTTTGCGCACAATCAAATTGCTTGCCGCCGGTCCCTGGTGGCAGACCAAAATGGTACGCAACGGTTTTTTCATGCGGTCCAGCGCTGCGGCCAGATGAATGCACAGATAGCCTGCTTCATCGTCACTGAAGTGGCATCCATACTTGGGTTCGAGCTGGCGCAAGCTGCGCTGTACGACCTGGAAGGTATTTTGATAATACGAATGGATTTCGTACATCAGGGGGTTTTCAATCCGGATGCCATGCCGGCAGCGTGTGATGGCTGGGCCCAAATGAGCTTGTAGCGCTTCCCGCAGTTCCGCATCCTGCTGAAAAGGACGCCGGAACATTTTACCCCACAGTTCCAACAGGTCTTGTGTCATTTGGATGACATCCTGCTGCTCCTGATCTGCCTGCTGGTTTTGTAGAGCCAGCAGATGGATTTGCAGGTATCGCCGCTCATCCTCCGGCAGCGAAATGTGCAGATGCTCTTCCAGCAAATCGCATAGTTCACACGCTTCTGGATAAAGGGGCTTCTGCTCGAGTTCCTCGACAAAATCTTCGGATAACACGACCTTTTTATCATCCATGACACGCAGGCATAGAATACAGATTTGCAGGAAGCATTCCAGCATGGTGGTAAACGGAAGTTCATGCCAGTATACGTGCTTCGCCTGCAAGAGCGCCTGTAAAATCCCATAAAAATCCTGCTCGGTATAGTCGAGCGCTGAGAACAAAAAATAATCCGGGCGTTGGGGCGTGCGTGTGCGCACCAATTCGGCCAGCATCTGATACCCTTTGTCCGCGGTCATAAGCGCAAACATCAGCGCTCGCAGATTGTGCTCCTTGCCCTCCAAACGAACGCCATGGTTGCTCTTACGAATCAAGGTAATATGATATTGCTCCAATAAGGGCTGCAACGCGATCAAATCCTTATGGATTGTCGCGCGGCTGACATACAATTCCGAGGATAGTTCATAAATGCGGCAGCGCTCGACACAGTTGATGATGCGCAGCCCAATGTAAATTTTCCGTGCCTGCGGGGTATAATCTTTCTGCCGCCGGCTGTTTCCCAAAATTTGCTCTAACAAACGCAGCTTCTGCTCTGCATCCCCTTCGATGCAAATCCCGCTGCCGGTTTTTTTGCATAACGTCATCTGATTTTCGGCCAACCATTCACTCACAGTCTGCAAGTCGTTTCGAATCGTCTTGTTGGACACTTGCAACATCGTGGCAATTTGCTGAATTGTCACAAATCCACTGGATTGCAGCAGAATGCGTATAATCTCCAGAGCTCTTTGCTTCTGCATAAAAATCCTCTCCCTGTGTTGGTCTCTCTTTTTATTGTAAAGGATTGCAGTTGCTTGTCAAGACGTGTCCCCGCGCTTCATCAAATGTTTTAAAATTACTATAATGAAAAAGTGACAAAAAGAATGATGGATCCATAGCTGTGTCCGGCAAAATCGTATTATAATAACTTATCTATATTTAGGGAGCTGAGCTGGATGACAGAATTTCAAAAACGATGGCACGCTTACGAACCAGAGTTTCTGGACGACTTAAAACAACTGGTTGCAATCGATTCAGTACGCGACACCGACCACGCCGCGGACGGAAGTCCCTTTGGCCCGCAGATTGCCCGTGCGTTTGATTGTTTCCTGCAAATCGCAGAAAAATGCGGGTTACAGACCCAAAATGTGCAGGGTTATGCCTGCGATGCCCGACTTGGGGCGCAGGACCATGGGTACATCGGGGTCCTGGGGCATCTGGACGTTGTGGAAGCTGGCGACCCTGCCCAATGGCATACCCCACCCTTTACCATGACGGCTGACGAACAAGGGATGCTGTATGGCCGCGGCGTCAACGACGACAAGGGCCCGCTTTTGGCGGCGCTATATGCGGTCCGCATCCTGCGGGACATGGAAATCCCCCTGCAATACGGCATTCGCGTCATTGCTGGCGGCGCTGAGGAAACCACCTGGGAGTGTATGCGGACCTATTTTTCTCATGAACCGCAACCGCTGATGGGCTTTTCGCCGGATGGTAACTTCCCCATCGTCAACGGTGAAAAGGGCATCCGCAAATACGATTTACTATTTGCCCGGGCAGACGCACATCCGGAACGCCCGGTACTGCACCATATCGCCTGTGCTACGCTGCATAATTATGTATGCGACCAAATATGTTGCCAAGTGGATGACGCTCCTTCGCTGTGCTTTACCGGACAGCGTACGCTGTCACGCAACCCCCAGCGCGGACAAAATGCTCTGTTTGCGTTTGCGCAGCATTTCCGCAATCTGCCGCTGGCACAGCCGGAAGCCAATGCCTGCATTGCCTTTTTGCACGACGCCCTGTCGCCCGACCCGTACGGGCAGGCCTGCGGCCTGTATTCGTCCGACCCGGATATGGGAACGACCTCGGTTTGCCCCACCGGTCTGGAAGAAAAAGAAGATGGACTGCACTTATATGTCGATGTCCGATATCCTCGCAGTATCACCCCTGCACAGCTAGATAAACGCTTCGAACAGCTTGGCACGGAATATGGCTTTGCATCTACTGTGGAAGATGAGAAACGACTGCTGTATGTAGCGCCCGACCATCCGCTTGTGCGCGCCCTAGGGCAGGCTTATACGCAAGTGACTGGCGAACCAGTTGCTTGCTTTACCAAAGGCGGTGCATCCTATGCCCGCGTTTTGGATTGCGGCATCGCTTTTGGCGCAACCTTCCCCGAAGAGGACACCCATCCGCATATGCCGAATGAATGTATGGCACTGTCGTCCCTGTCGCGCGCTGCCGAAATTTATTTCGAAGCGCTGTGCCGTTTGGCCGGGCAAGGAACTTGATATTTTGCCACAACAATATGGAACCAACCTGAATCACCGTTCGGTAGCCGACTGTGAAACATTATGCTAAAATACGTACATCACACAAGGGGGGCTTGATATGAAAAAAATTCAGGCAAAAATCCAAACTTTTGCAGGAGCCATGATGGTTCCGATCGTACTGTTGGTACTGGTTGGTTTTTATGTCGGTATCGGTAGTGCGTTTACTAACTACATCTTGCCCGAGGGAACATTCCTCTACAAACTGTTCACCATGATCTCCAACCTGGGCTTCTTGTTCATGAACAACTTGCAGCTCTGGTTTGCGGTGGCAATTGCGTTCACTCTGGCGAAAAAGGAAAAGGGCTGGGCTGCTTTTGCTGGCCTGATCATGTTCTTCTGCTACACGAAGGGCATTGAAGGCTGGGCTTCTCTGTCTGGCTGGACGCCGGAAACCACTTCGGTCGATGCGCTGATGGCAGCTGGCTATTCGCAGCTGGATGCACTCAACTTCAACGCACTGTGGTCGGAGTCGCTCGGTATCTTCTCCTACAACATGGGTATCTTCTCCGGTATCATCTGCGGTCTGCTTGCCGCCTGGGTACACAACCGCCTGGTCGACACGCAGTTCCCCAACATGTTCGCATTCTTTGCTGGTGCAAAGTTTGTTATCATCGTTGTATCCCTGGTGTCCATCCCGGCAGCAATTGCTACGTACTACATCTGGCCGTACATTGCATCGGCATTGCAGAGCCTGACCTCTTTCATCAGCGCAAGCGGTCTGTTCGGCACCTGGCTGTTCGGTACCATGGATAAGGCACTGCTTCCGTTCGGTATCCACCACCTGATCGCCTTCCCGATCGAATATTCCCAGGTCGGCGGTACAATGACCATCGACGGCGTTGTATACGAAGGCGTACGTAACATCATCAACGGTCAGGCAGCAAGCGCAGACGCAACTGGCTACCTGATCCGTAACTTCACCAGTGGTCGTATCCTGTTCCAGCTGGCTGGTCTCCCCGGCGCAACACTGGCAATGTACCACTGTGCAAAACCCGAAAACCGCAAGAAGGTAGCAGCACTTCTGGTTCCCGCCGTATTTACTCTGATGATTGTCGGTGTATCCGAGCCGATCGAGTATACGTTCCTGTTTGTTGCTCCCCTGCTGTACTGGCTGGTATATGCCCCGCTTTGCGGCCTGTGCTATGTTGTAGCCGAGCTTGCAAAGATCTCGATCAACGGACATGCGTTGTTCTTCATGATCCCCAACCTGTTCCAGCCCCAGAAGGTACATGCTATGGCACTGCTCTGGCTGCTGCCGCTGACCTTTGTTGTATACTACTTTGCTTTCAAGTTCGTCATCTGCAAGTTCAACCTCAAGACACCGGGACGTGGCGACAGCGAAATCAAGCTGATGAGCAAGAAGGAATACCAAGCAGCGAAAAACGGCCCGCAGGGCGCTGATGCGGTGTCGGCTTCCAATTCTGACAAGCTTGAAGTACGCATCATCGAAGCACTGGGCGGCAAGGATAACATTCTAAATGTGACCTGCTGCGCGACCCGTCTCCGCGTAACGCTCAAGGACGAATCGCTCGCTGTGCCGGACGATGTTTGGAAGGGTGAATTGGAAGCACTCGGTGTCGTACACGCACAAGAATCGTTGCAGATCATCTACGGTGTGCGCGTACAGAACATCACCACTTCGGTCAAGGATATCCTTGGCATGGACTAA of the Intestinibacillus sp. Marseille-P6563 genome contains:
- a CDS encoding Cof-type HAD-IIB family hydrolase, translating into MMYQMVCLDLDGTLLNRSRAVSMENRKALIDCLDRGIYIYLVTGRPPCFARWLARQIDPRIRVICSNGAWYQLGSKVVQHPLSSQAVQFLLDILQNSPTTTMFFKNEHHIYTNADHDDRFLYDHLNADLPPEERCDSHTGLSPAQLSDHLDQVVKVLVYEEDRPRLQQIYDQIQAYPTLEPTGCAPVGFDVVATGVDKAHAISLVCDDLHLSMEQVICMGDGDNDIQMLQQAGLGVAMGNADDLVKASADVCAPSNDEDGVAWVLRNYCLTTPNT
- a CDS encoding BglG family transcription antiterminator, which gives rise to MQKQRALEIIRILLQSSGFVTIQQIATMLQVSNKTIRNDLQTVSEWLAENQMTLCKKTGSGICIEGDAEQKLRLLEQILGNSRRQKDYTPQARKIYIGLRIINCVERCRIYELSSELYVSRATIHKDLIALQPLLEQYHITLIRKSNHGVRLEGKEHNLRALMFALMTADKGYQMLAELVRTRTPQRPDYFLFSALDYTEQDFYGILQALLQAKHVYWHELPFTTMLECFLQICILCLRVMDDKKVVLSEDFVEELEQKPLYPEACELCDLLEEHLHISLPEDERRYLQIHLLALQNQQADQEQQDVIQMTQDLLELWGKMFRRPFQQDAELREALQAHLGPAITRCRHGIRIENPLMYEIHSYYQNTFQVVQRSLRQLEPKYGCHFSDDEAGYLCIHLAAALDRMKKPLRTILVCHQGPAASNLIVRKLAKHVPEIEVVSRRTFISIEQTDLTDIDLILSTLPLPFDCDIPVLTLHALPHDHDMQRVKSIIETYYKEKNDPLRQGDMSFLEER
- a CDS encoding iron-containing alcohol dehydrogenase, producing MFQYYQPTKICFGSNRLEDLGRIAARYGKRCFLVTSPDEPLRPLYARVIALLEKEGISVFHFDRVQPNPTVEIVEQGFELLKQHPADFVLAVGGGSSIDTAKSIAFTHGQEAIDWDYLFQNFSSPYEDYAPYSETVLPLLAVPTTSGTGSQVTQAAVISRGKEKLTFYHPSLFSKVCIVDPTLMLTLPVRMTAATGFDAFTHAFESYINSHASPYSQMDSMHAMELVVNNLPKAIQDPSNLTYRTQLALADTLAGRALSNSGAAAPHPLSEIIGGITHLPHGQALAVVFPAFVAQMQSKYAQQFAEVARLFDPAATDLYTVLCDFLKQIGLFCKLRDFDVSEQDFAEMLACPVLDFLPFGTREELEAILKNSY
- a CDS encoding ribulose-phosphate 3-epimerase gives rise to the protein MKHIKIAAGLAHVNYGNIAGVVKEISDAGVDYIHSDAADMHDLQNMKLMGGHQIIAGIRPVTQLPIECHIYTVSMDRMFIEQIAEAGANMLVLPAEHFIGAQLAYIINWCREMGLKFGLTLGCYTPLCFVEESIYDIDRLHIVTHGVDETDGKDNWGWRRSVTDLVQRARKMIDEKNPKCELAIDGGLRADNMDPLIACNPDVIVLSSALFKDPEGAAGGYRKCRAAIDAAAEKYGL
- a CDS encoding PTS transporter subunit EIIC; translation: MKKIQAKIQTFAGAMMVPIVLLVLVGFYVGIGSAFTNYILPEGTFLYKLFTMISNLGFLFMNNLQLWFAVAIAFTLAKKEKGWAAFAGLIMFFCYTKGIEGWASLSGWTPETTSVDALMAAGYSQLDALNFNALWSESLGIFSYNMGIFSGIICGLLAAWVHNRLVDTQFPNMFAFFAGAKFVIIVVSLVSIPAAIATYYIWPYIASALQSLTSFISASGLFGTWLFGTMDKALLPFGIHHLIAFPIEYSQVGGTMTIDGVVYEGVRNIINGQAASADATGYLIRNFTSGRILFQLAGLPGATLAMYHCAKPENRKKVAALLVPAVFTLMIVGVSEPIEYTFLFVAPLLYWLVYAPLCGLCYVVAELAKISINGHALFFMIPNLFQPQKVHAMALLWLLPLTFVVYYFAFKFVICKFNLKTPGRGDSEIKLMSKKEYQAAKNGPQGADAVSASNSDKLEVRIIEALGGKDNILNVTCCATRLRVTLKDESLAVPDDVWKGELEALGVVHAQESLQIIYGVRVQNITTSVKDILGMD
- the glgA gene encoding glycogen synthase GlgA yields the protein MKNILFVASECVPFVKTGGLADVVGALPKSLDRTKYDVRVILPDYASIPAKYRSQFRYIHHFYMDLGRLGNVYVGIMTYEMDGITYYFIDNEHYFSGEKPYGDIHWDIEKFCYFSKAALAILPVIDFHPDIIHCHDWQTGVVPVFLHTLFKPNPFYQGIRTIMTIHNLKFQGVWDIQTLKLYTDLPDYVFLPDRMEFKKDANMLKGGLVYADRITTVSNTYAEEIKMPYYGEGLDGLLRAKSDTLSGIVNGIDYDIYNPANDPKLYQTYTTKTFRKGKAANKARLQEELGLPVDPEVMMLAMITRLTDQKGLDLVEWVLGRLLDSRIQFVVIGTGDPRYENLLRHYEWSRKDKVSANIYFNDERAHRLYAAADAMLMPSRFEPCGLTQLISLRYGTVPIVRETGGLRDTVEAYNQFAGTGTGFSFANYNADEMLGTIFYAEQIFYDDRNAWDAMAVRGMEADFSWNESAKKYEALYDSLT
- a CDS encoding response regulator transcription factor; amino-acid sequence: MLRVLIVEDEKPISELIRISLAGAGYQCVCVYDGLAAADRIEQEQFDLVLLDVMLPGADGFEVMEYIRPRDIPVIFLTARGTVSDRVKGLKLGADDYLVKPFEIAELLARVETVLRRYHKLDRIIEIGGLTIDISSWSVCRDGVPIALTKKEFELLLLFARNPDIALYRETIYERVWQSDYMGDSRTVDLHVQRLRKKVGWEDKIKAVYKIGYRLEV
- a CDS encoding transaldolase family protein — encoded protein: MKYLIDSANPEEIGQALAWGACGITANPSMYRAQKVQILDFLQTYTREELEFLSGEVVADDVQTMLAQAERIAQVDPNIVIKINFSPEGLELCKLLHRRGVRCAMTLIFTVAQAVAAMNAGADYVFPFVGRTDAFAGGDGLQMVEAVQQIASRRGVSVVAASIKSLYQLEALAKMGVPYAALPFALYRQSLMHPLTVDGQKTFAEDWAQMQHSI
- a CDS encoding Sapep family Mn(2+)-dependent dipeptidase, translated to MTEFQKRWHAYEPEFLDDLKQLVAIDSVRDTDHAADGSPFGPQIARAFDCFLQIAEKCGLQTQNVQGYACDARLGAQDHGYIGVLGHLDVVEAGDPAQWHTPPFTMTADEQGMLYGRGVNDDKGPLLAALYAVRILRDMEIPLQYGIRVIAGGAEETTWECMRTYFSHEPQPLMGFSPDGNFPIVNGEKGIRKYDLLFARADAHPERPVLHHIACATLHNYVCDQICCQVDDAPSLCFTGQRTLSRNPQRGQNALFAFAQHFRNLPLAQPEANACIAFLHDALSPDPYGQACGLYSSDPDMGTTSVCPTGLEEKEDGLHLYVDVRYPRSITPAQLDKRFEQLGTEYGFASTVEDEKRLLYVAPDHPLVRALGQAYTQVTGEPVACFTKGGASYARVLDCGIAFGATFPEEDTHPHMPNECMALSSLSRAAEIYFEALCRLAGQGT
- a CDS encoding YitT family protein, giving the protein MDCNSAMTQQRVTAIVKDFLWITLSAIFTAMAVNLCFQSTGLAPGGITGLSIIFSLITHIPVSYMSLAISVPLLILATVLLGKGFGVKTLYITLITPVFMELVPVFDLSGACSNLPWFVAPLIAALAGGVLVGSAVGIALNRQCATGGTDVIALLIQYVLRFLKVPTILFCLDGSVVIASGVISGNAWIAGFSLLSLFIIMQTIRKITQKARQNL